One Oenanthe melanoleuca isolate GR-GAL-2019-014 chromosome 3, OMel1.0, whole genome shotgun sequence DNA segment encodes these proteins:
- the SCCPDH gene encoding saccharopine dehydrogenase-like oxidoreductase has translation MAAGSGTKTAGRLYDIVVFGASGFTGQFVVEEVARAAAGGEGQLCGGRLRWAVAGRSREKLRAVLERAAERLGKAAPGEEVGVLLCDVGDAGSLATMARQTRVVLNCVGPYRFFGEPVVQACVENGASCIDISGEPQFLEGMYLKYNEKAAEKGVYVVGSCGFDSIPADMGVLYTRDKLKGTLTAVESFLSVKSGPEGLGVHDGTWKSAVYGLADEDSLKKLRRQIGYAPVPVVGAKLKKRGFVFYSPEFKEYCITFMGSDGSVVKRTQRYLHSELQQTPVQYGAYVTLGGLGSVIKLMFMGMLFLLLVKFNFGRKLLTKYPKFFSGGYFSKEGPTQKQMDGTSFTMTFFGEGYSEGQDPQTGKPNVKICTEVKGPEPGYIATPIAMVQAALSLLEDAASLPKKGGVYSPGAAFSKTKLIDRLNKRGVEFSVISKPEV, from the exons ATGGCGGCCGGCAGCGGCACCAAGACGGCCGGGCGGCTCTACGACATCGTGGTGTTCGGCGCCTCGGGCTTCACCGGGCAGTTCGTGGTGGAGGAGGTggcgcgggcggcggccggCGGCGAGGGGCAGCTGTGCGGCGGCCGCCTGCGCTGGGCCGTGGCCGGGCGGAGCCGCGAGAAGCTGCGGGCGGTGCTGGAGCGGGCGGCCGAGCGGCTGG GCAAGGCGGCGCCCGGGGAGGAGGTCGGCGTGCTGCTCTGCGATGTGGGCGACGCGGGCTCGCTGGCCACCATGGCGAGGCAGACCCGGGTGGTGCTCAACTGCGTGGGCCCG TATAGATTCTTTGGAGAACCTGTGGTACAAGCTTGTGTTGAAAATGGTGCAAGCTGCATTGACATAAGTGGAGAACCCCAG TTTCTGGAAGGAATGTACCTGAAATACAatgaaaaagctgcagaaaagggAGTATATGTTGTTGGAAGCTGTGGCTTTGACTCCATACCGGCGGATATGGGAGTACTGTACACCAGAGACAAGTTGAAAG GTACCTTAACTGCTGTTGAGAGTTTCCTGTCGGTGAAATCTGGGCCTGAG GGTCTTGGTGTACACGATGGGACCTGGAAGTCAGCTGTCTATGGCCTGGCAGATGAAGACAGCCTGAAGAAGCTTCGAAGACAGATAGGATATGCCCCTGTTCCAGTTGTTGGTGCAAAGCTTAAAAAAAG aGGATTTGTGTTTTACAGTCCGGAATTCAAGGAGTACTGCATTACATTTATGGGATCTGATGGTTCTGTTGTGAAAAGGACTCAGCGTTATTTGCATAGCGAGTTGCAGCAAACACCT GTCCAGTATGGCGCTTACGTGACTCTAGGTGGTCTTGGCTCTGTTATTAAGCTGATGTTTATGGGCatgttatttcttcttctgGTGAAGTTTAACTTTGGAAGAAAACTCCTGACAAAA TACCCGAAATTTTTCTCTGGTGGATACTTCTCAAAGGAAGGACCAACCCAGAAGCAG ATGGATGGAACCTCTTTTACAATGACTTTTTTTGGTGAGGGTTATAGTGAGGGACAAGATCCCCAGACTGGTAAACCAAATGTGAAGATCTGCACTGAAGTGAAAGGACCAG agcCTGGATATATTGCTACACCAATTGCAATGGTTCAAGCAGCTCTATCTCTTCTGGAAGATGCAGCTTCTTTGCCTAAAAA GGGTGGTGTATattctccaggagctgccttctccaaaacaaaactgattGATCGCCTCAACAAGCGTGGTGTTGAGTTCTCTGTTATTAGCAAGCCTGAAGTCTGA